AAGAAATGTCTAGTTAATGAAGGAAGTGTAAATATTCAGTGCAATGTCGTACAGTATACCGCCTAATAGTTATCCATTCAATAACTGCAATagttaaatttgtaattataattttatttttaaaagtctatttgaaatgaaattgtaatttatagtAGAAGGTGAAATTTACTTATAAGTAATAATGGTACGAATAAAGTGGTCATTGACCAATGCTCCAAACATTCTTAGGTAAGCTGATGGGCAAAGAAAGAACTGTTTAATATTTGAATGCATTATGGTAACacgtttttttattttcaggcttaatttgaaacagaaatggtggaattttcaaattattataaaatcattattttataatgattTTTTGAATTGGAGCTATATATGTGATATACTTTTGGAACCAAtgttttggtttgtagaaaaCTTTACTGCTTGTCTAGGGCCGGtaattactttaattacaTTGTCTgcaatttatataattacatattcttattaaaaaattttatattgttcACAATGTATTTACTAAGCTTGACAGTTCATAGGTATTTGTGGTGATGGTGAGCCTTTTAACTGCAAGTATCGTGTACATTGCATATTACATTGGTCTACCATATTGGTGGGAAAAGAGTCCATTTATGACAATAATCCTTCTATTGGTTGGAAACTGGTTGCTGATAAATGTATGCTTCCATTATTATATGGGTGTAAATGTTCCAGCTGGTTATCCACCTCAAGGTAGTCTTATTCCAGAGGCTGTGAGTATTTGTAAGAAATGTATTAAACCAAAACCACCCAGAACGCATCATTGTTCTGTGTGTAACAGATGCATCCTGAAGATGGATCATCACTGTCGTATCCTTTTGGATAATGtattaaatgataaatatattAGTAAActatttatgtattttctGAACAAAGATATAGCATGGTTAAATAATTGTGTTGGCCATTATAATCATAGACACTTTTTTCAATACATGGCATTTACAGTAGTTggtattttattcataatgcTGTTTGGCGTTGAAATAGCATATCAAGAATTTTTCCCAGCACAAGAACCAGAATTAGATGGCCATCCAGTGCGTATTAATAATTCCGAAATAATTCCTGTGGTTAGTATTATAAATTCAGTTgattttaacatcaattttgaCATAGATTCGCTACACTTGGTACCTTTATTTTAGACCGAATCGCTAGATCATTTAAGTGAAGAAGAATTAGCTGAAATAGCTAAACAAGCTGCAGATACAAATACTAAAGAATGGAAACGAAGACTTATAGTTTTTGCAGCATTAATTTGTGTTGCTACTTTTGCGGCATTAGGTGCTTTGACATGTTGGCACGCGGGTCTTATCACTAGAGGAGAAACAAGTATAGAGGCGCGTATAAACAGCACTGAAACGCAAAAGTATAAAGCACTTGGTAAAATATATCAAAATCCATATAACTTTGGACCAAGACAAAACTGGAAACTATTTTTAGGTGTTACTGGcaggtaattaaatatttacatattattaatgggaatcttttaatattgtaaaattaacaTAGTATCATCATTCTTTTTATAGAAGTTGGTGGCATGTATTTTTTCCATCAAATCATGGTCCAGATGGAGACGGTCTTACATGGAAAACTATTCACGATACAAAAATATCTTGAGTATAATTCTAACGCCTAGAAACGGCAATATCAGCATTATTTTTTACAGTCATGGTGAAATCACTCTTACAGATTTAAAAATCTTCTAGTCAGACTATATCACTACAACAATACAATATTACATCCAATTCACGTTTTGCATAGTTCGAATAACTTAATATCAATGTAAAAATCACATCAGGTTTTCAAATTTACAATATCACTTAATTATACTAAACATGTATATACACGTCACAACAGCTATATCAGCGTCTAAAAAGGTATGTCACGTTCAACTTACATGGTTAAGTaacattattaaatattttgaacTTTCCATGTTTACATCAGTCGAATCAATCACTGgaaaaataaagttttttatcTTTGCAAAGCGAGGTGTACATTGATATTACACAGTTAAAGTTACGTCCATACGATGTCCTCGATCCAGTTAAGATAATGGGAGACCCTTGTATACACTCCAGGTGTATCAACAACCGCACAACCTTGCCCAAAGCTGGTGATACCTAATACTTGAAACAGGCAGAAATTTTGAGgatgaattatttgtaatgGGCCTCCAGAATCTCCTTGACAAGTGTCTTTGGTCCAACCACCACGACGATCTCCTGCACAGATCATACTTGGTGTAATCCCATATGGTACTGCTATTGACTGATTATGTCTTATTGCACAGGCTATGTTATCAACAATATCAAGAAGAGCCTTTTGCAGTGTGTCACTTTGCTCCTCTCCACCTGCAAACATTTGAAGTTTACAATGTAAAAATATCCTAAGCGGAatttaatcatattttttagTCTTACCAAATTCAGTTACACCCCAGCCACTGACCCATGCTTGAGGAGGTACGGTATCATATTGTTGATATAAACAGGCAGGTCTTATTTCTTTACTAAATGTAACAttggtatttaattttataagagCAATATCGGCATACATTGCAGGAGGTCTGTAACTTGGGTGACGCATTATCTTGTTAATCGTGGTTGTAATACCATGTTTATCATCTTTCAAATTGTGGAATCCAACACGAACATCTGTTGGACTTCTGCTTAAACAAAATGGACATATACCGTTCTTAAATTAGATATATTTTTTAGAGATTTACAGTAATaagtaaaatgtaaaataatactttGGTCCATAAGTACAGTGTGCTGCAGTAAGTACCCATTCTGGAGCAATAAGAGTACCGCCACAAGAGAAACTAAATGTTCCTTCTGTGGTTCTTGTACCTAGAGCAACCATGTGAGGAAATTCACCACGAGAAGCATCAACACCTCCAACAACAAGTCGATTTGCGTTCATACATTTCTTGTTACTTATTTTGATCACTTCTGCATTAGAACCCACCAAAGTCAATATTTCTGTTGTACTCGAAAATTGTCTTCCATATTCTTCGCATTCTAATGCATCAAAAATTATGAATACTTTATGTTGAAAATTATTGATGATTTTTTTACTTGAAGGTACTTACTGATCTCTGACTTTGTTCTGATATCTGTATATGTATTTGTTTCACTTGGAACCTCATCCACTAATAACTTATCTTTTGGTATAACTGTATTAACATCTGAATTATTTAAAGGAATTGCATTAATAGAATAGTTTACACTAGATCCACCTTGTAAGAAAGGATTATTGATATAAATAGCAATATTGATACTACTAGTTTCAGTTGCCTTAGATGACTTGTTGTTTGCAAATTTGTATTCTTGACTGTCATTGTTAGGCAATGATAACTTTGgttgtaaaatatttgacaaGAAAGGATTCCTTTGATAATCTGGTGGTTCAGTTGTGTTGTCCTCTTGAAGGAATGGATTGTTTTCAATATTGTCACTTAATTTCGGCCGATtaacttttttcttctttgaatttcctaaaaatacatttaattatatttactgcTATCAGAACAAAGAAACATTTAAGacattataaattttaaaataacataTAATTAACCTGAATTTTTCGCGGGTAACGCCAAAGTTATGttaagtaatataaatattgtaaGAAGAGTAAATCGAAATGCCATTACTATAACTCAGCACTCCACGTTGCCCCAGCGGGCAATAGTTTTTCTGCTCAAGTTCAAGGGTAACAGCAAGTATACTACAGTCAGATGGTGGGAACAAGTATACACAGTGGGGATTAAAGTTATTCAGTTATTCGCTGAATAAATTAGTGGAACAGGAATTGAATAAGTAGTATCCCCACTCTGAAATTCTTGGAGTTTCCGCCCTTGCTTTGCTCTCACGAAACGGAGGAGGGTGCCCTCCGCCGCTTTATTATTTCCTCTGTATACGTAACCAGTCCAAATGATCTTTCGCTGCTCGatgattaaaatattgaatataaaAACAGAAAGATCATTTGCGTCAGAAGTAGGATATTTAATAGTAAAAATGTATGCTTTCATAACGTGTCAAGTTCTCATCTTTTGACGGTCGTTTAACGATCATTACAGAGATGAATTCAGTGATTCCATTTGTTTATTCACTGGTCGATAAACATTTGACACATTACATAAATCCAAATCAATGTTTCATTATCGAACAGGGTTTTTCCGGGCaattatgtattattatttttcgcGTATTTACTTTGATATGCGTTTTTCTCTTAATTTATTAAGCTTGAACATTTCCGGCAGTGAACAATGTATTAGCAACAaacttgtttatttttaacgataaagataaaaaaaatattttttagaaaaacaTGTTCCAAGCTATAAGGGATGATCATGTTACCCATTcattaacaaattttcaagcAAACGAAAAGacacaaattttaataaatacgtATTATCCTTTCGAAAGTCGATAGGGCAAAACGTATTAGCTCATTGATAAAGTTACATAATTAACTAACGCAATTAATTATCTCGCTCTCTGGGCGATTATGTTACTGCCAATCGCGCGCTCCGGATAttactattaatttttaagaaaGGCAAATTGCCATACAAACATCAGTATgtaaaatgtatatataaggGTCATTGGATAAAACTAGGTATCCAATCTGTCAATTGATAAAATGCTCGCGTTCAGAGTTCAGTTGGTCTCGTTCAAGATGCTCTGTCGAGGGATTTTCCTGTTTTACTTGATCACCGAGACCATTGCCTCCTGTGCCCCACCGCAGAGTTATAAAAGGATCGTGATTGTTGGTAGCGGAGCTTCTGGTATCGCAGCAGCCAccaaattaatgttaaacGGTTTTCATAATGTTCAAATCCTAGAAGCTGAAAACAGAATCGGTGGACGTGTGAATACAGTAAAATTCGGTGAGTCCGTCTAAATTTGACGCTGTATCGTTAtctgaaaaccgttcgaatcTGCTACGTCGATTGATAAATTCGCTTTTTGCATTTTCAGATGATTACTTGGTCGATTTAGGGGCGCAATGGATCCACGGAGAAAAGGGAAACGTCGTGTACGAAATCGTAGCTAATATGAACCTGACCGATCATTCGGATCCGTACAAAGAAGAAGTATTCACATCCTCGGGTGAATTAATTGATTCTACAATGATGAAGAACCTTACAGATATTTACATTGAACTTATAGACGACATAATAAATGTAACGGTCGCTTGCCAACGTTCTGTCGGCGAGTGTTTCGAAGCCAAGTACGAATTTTCATGCTACTCGTACCATTTTCTCATGATTTAAAGAAATGTATCATAATCGTCGTAGTTACGTTTGCTTACAAACGTTGTTCGTGTGATTTTAACGCCCCCCCTTTCAAATTGTAATCATCTGAACAATTACTATCTTATCCTGAGTTCAGATTCAAAATCGTACATCCCAATGAAACGAATATGTTTCAGGTTGAAAGAACATTTCGCGGTATTTCCGGAATTAAATGAAACGATGCAGGAACAATTATTATGGAATTTCAATATGATGCAGACGAGTTTAGATCCAGCCGACTCGTGGTACGATATTGCGGCACAAGAATACGGGGAATATCAAACCTGCGATGGGGACCAGACAGTAAATTGGAAAGAACGAGGATACAGTACAATTTTGGATATACTGATGGTTTGCATAGATCGTCGTTCAATGTTTCTCTTTTTAGTCTTCCAATACGTTCagttacataaatatttttctgtagCAAAAAATACCAGACCCGGTTAACGAATTACCGGTGATGAATAAAACTGTCTTGAACGCAGAGGTGACAAAAATTGATTACTCGGGCGAAGATGGTAAAGCGAAGATAACGACACACGATGGAAGAGAATTCATAGCCGATCATGTTATCGTCACGGTTTCCTTGGGGGTACTTAAAGAGCAGCATGAAACTCTATTCAATCCTCCATTACCAGAATACAAAGTTAACAGTATCAAGGTAATATATTTcgttttatctttattttattttattatataattctGTTTTACCTAGGGTTTGGGGTACGGATACGCTTGTAAAATATTCTTAGCGTTTAATGACACTTGGTTCAATCCTGAGAACATGAAAAATGGCGGTTACAGAATACTATGGAGTAAAGAAGAGAGGGAGGAACTTGACAGGGATGtaagtaatttgaaaattcgatAGTGGATATGATAATGGTCAATGGTTTTGTAGCCTAAAAGAAGGTGGATGGCTTACGCGTTGGGATTTTGGGTCGTGGAACACAAGCCTCGCTTACTCTACGTGTGGGTTTCCGGAAAGGGTGGGCGTTTGATGGATAAGGTCACAGACGATGAAGTATACGATCAATGCGTAGAATTGTTGAACAAATTTTTGTCGAAGCATTTTAACGTTAGTAAACCGATAGGGATGATAAGGTAATAATCTCTCTATTATTAGCACACGCTTATTTCCATTGTTATTCcattattccatttcattgTCTGTAGGAGTAAATGGTACCAAAAACATTTTCGCGGGACGTATAGTTACCGTAGCTTGGAAACGGTAAGAACGAATTCGAGTGCTAAACAATTGTCTGaaccaattttaaaaatggaaaaaaccGGTAAGCTACCTAACAAGACTTCTTCTGacgattaaaattgaaaatatcttccatattatttatcattttcagtTGATTTTATTCGGTGGGGAAGCTACCAACAATCATCAATTTTCCACGGTGCATGGTGCAGTTGCTACCGGGTGGAGAGAAGCCGAAAGACTGATAGATTTCTATGAAAAACAATTGCCCGAATGTGACGATGTCCATTTTGGATTTAAACTactataaatgaaaattactataaaaaagaaaaaatagattTTCAGGTTTCAGTCATCTGTATTTACAGATCTAGTAAACACattatgtaattattaaatgtaagaatttttcgtttatttccaTTCGATTAAAGATGTGCGTATGTacttgtatatatatatacatatgtacaggAAATGTGtgtaaatacatacatacttgaaaattatttttatacacaTTATAGTAATCAGCTGTTTGTAATATAATGACCAAGGAACATTTGTGCTTGCTTTACTCCAGTGTCGTAAGCACCGTGCGTCGTGGAATAAAAGTTCTCGTGAGTTGCTTCACCAGCAAACATGATGATGGGTACATCCTGGAATGAAAAgacaatttcatattttaggTACATACACCTTTATGTTTTAcaattgttcttttttttttttgtttttacctTACTACAACTTTCCTGCATTACTTTACCCCAAACAGGTTGTGACAGAATGTTTGGTGTTATCCTATTATCATCACATTTTGTTGTTATATGACTGTAACTACCTCGGATATACTTGTTTGCATTCCATTGAGTTCTAAGACACCTTTTTACTGGAAATATATTATCGAATTTTAGGTAATGCTTGAGCAAATTTTCGCAGTCAGTCGCAACTTGTTGTTCGCTTAAAGTTTCAACGATATAAGCTCCTCGACCACCGATCCAACCGAGGAGAACACCTTCGTGGTCTGGTAGAACGTCGAAACCTGTAAGATCTCGGGTCCATGCAGCCAATGTTTCGTTAGAAGAAACTAATTTACTTTCTTTCCAAAGTAATTGAAATCCTTTTGTACCAGGTTTCCACCAAGGAACACCAAAGTCGAGAAAGATTTTGTTAATTAGGCCAAACCCAAGATTTTCAATTCCCTGAGTGAACTGTGTTGGCAGAGGTGGATTGAACATGTTTTTCTGGTTCTCCTTTAAATAACCGAGAGAACAAGTAACTATCACACAATCTGCGAGGATCCGAGTATTATCGGAAAGAGTTAATACAAGTGGAGGGTCAAAATCATTATCAACCACTGGTTGCCACTCAATCGATTCCACGGAAGTATTCAGAAGTAAGTTTTTCCCATTTAAACCATTAGCAATAAGTTTTGTCAATGAGCCGTACCCGCTTTTGAATGAAAGATGTTCTGGTCCTCCAACAAACTATAAACCACGCATATATATCAAGTGTATAATGTTATCGAGCACGATAGATGATAATTGACTTGTATTCACCTTAAATTTTCCCCAGTATTCAGTAGACAATTCATCTAATGTAAAACAAGAATTGTCTATTGTAAGGAATCTGACATTCCAAtcaaaaatttccttttttatattctttattctcAGTGAATCGTTTTGTTCGTCTAAGTACTTGGCGAGAGAATTTCTTAAAACTCTA
The genomic region above belongs to Osmia bicornis bicornis chromosome 9, iOsmBic2.1, whole genome shotgun sequence and contains:
- the LOC114873039 gene encoding palmitoyltransferase ZDHHC16 isoform X1, which translates into the protein MVRIKWSLTNAPNILRLNLKQKWWNFQIIIKSLFYNDFLNWSYICDILLEPMFWFVENFTACLGPVFVVMVSLLTASIVYIAYYIGLPYWWEKSPFMTIILLLVGNWLLINVCFHYYMGVNVPAGYPPQGSLIPEAVSICKKCIKPKPPRTHHCSVCNRCILKMDHHCPWLNNCVGHYNHRHFFQYMAFTVVGILFIMLFGVEIAYQEFFPAQEPELDGHPVRINNSEIIPVTESLDHLSEEELAEIAKQAADTNTKEWKRRLIVFAALICVATFAALGALTCWHAGLITRGETSIEARINSTETQKYKALGKIYQNPYNFGPRQNWKLFLGVTGRSWWHVFFPSNHGPDGDGLTWKTIHDTKIS
- the LOC114873039 gene encoding palmitoyltransferase ZDHHC16 isoform X2, yielding MVSLLTASIVYIAYYIGLPYWWEKSPFMTIILLLVGNWLLINVCFHYYMGVNVPAGYPPQGSLIPEAVSICKKCIKPKPPRTHHCSVCNRCILKMDHHCPWLNNCVGHYNHRHFFQYMAFTVVGILFIMLFGVEIAYQEFFPAQEPELDGHPVRINNSEIIPVTESLDHLSEEELAEIAKQAADTNTKEWKRRLIVFAALICVATFAALGALTCWHAGLITRGETSIEARINSTETQKYKALGKIYQNPYNFGPRQNWKLFLGVTGRSWWHVFFPSNHGPDGDGLTWKTIHDTKIS
- the LOC114873036 gene encoding serine protease snake-like isoform X2, with translation MAFRFTLLTIFILLNITLALPAKNSGNSKKKKVNRPKLSDNIENNPFLQEDNTTEPPDYQRNPFLSNILQPKLSLPNNDSQEYKFANNKSSKATETNVNTVIPKDKLLVDEVPSETNTYTDIRTKSEIKCEEYGRQFSSTTEILTLVGSNAEVIKISNKKCMNANRLVVGGVDASRGEFPHMVALGTRTTEGTFSFSCGGTLIAPEWVLTAAHCTYGPKSPTDVRVGFHNLKDDKHGITTTINKIMRHPSYRPPAMYADIALIKLNTNVTFSKEIRPACLYQQYDTVPPQAWVSGWGVTEFGGEEQSDTLQKALLDIVDNIACAIRHNQSIAVPYGITPSMICAGDRRGGWTKDTCQGDSGGPLQIIHPQNFCLFQVLGITSFGQGCAVVDTPGVYTRVSHYLNWIEDIVWT
- the LOC114873036 gene encoding serine protease snake-like isoform X1; the encoded protein is MAFRFTLLTIFILLNITLALPAKNSGNSKKKKVNRPKLSDNIENNPFLQEDNTTEPPDYQRNPFLSNILQPKLSLPNNDSQEYKFANNKSSKATETSSINIAIYINNPFLQGGSSVNYSINAIPLNNSDVNTVIPKDKLLVDEVPSETNTYTDIRTKSEIKCEEYGRQFSSTTEILTLVGSNAEVIKISNKKCMNANRLVVGGVDASRGEFPHMVALGTRTTEGTFSFSCGGTLIAPEWVLTAAHCTYGPKSPTDVRVGFHNLKDDKHGITTTINKIMRHPSYRPPAMYADIALIKLNTNVTFSKEIRPACLYQQYDTVPPQAWVSGWGVTEFGGEEQSDTLQKALLDIVDNIACAIRHNQSIAVPYGITPSMICAGDRRGGWTKDTCQGDSGGPLQIIHPQNFCLFQVLGITSFGQGCAVVDTPGVYTRVSHYLNWIEDIVWT
- the LOC114873034 gene encoding peroxisomal N(1)-acetyl-spermine/spermidine oxidase-like gives rise to the protein MLAFRVQLVSFKMLCRGIFLFYLITETIASCAPPQSYKRIVIVGSGASGIAAATKLMLNGFHNVQILEAENRIGGRVNTVKFDDYLVDLGAQWIHGEKGNVVYEIVANMNLTDHSDPYKEEVFTSSGELIDSTMMKNLTDIYIELIDDIINVTVACQRSVGECFEAKLKEHFAVFPELNETMQEQLLWNFNMMQTSLDPADSWYDIAAQEYGEYQTCDGDQTVNWKERGYSTILDILMQKIPDPVNELPVMNKTVLNAEVTKIDYSGEDGKAKITTHDGREFIADHVIVTVSLGVLKEQHETLFNPPLPEYKVNSIKGLGYGYACKIFLAFNDTWFNPENMKNGGYRILWSKEEREELDRDPKRRWMAYALGFWVVEHKPRLLYVWVSGKGGRLMDKVTDDEVYDQCVELLNKFLSKHFNVSKPIGMIRSKWYQKHFRGTYSYRSLETVRTNSSAKQLSEPILKMEKTVILFGGEATNNHQFSTVHGAVATGWREAERLIDFYEKQLPECDDVHFGFKLL